In Zingiber officinale cultivar Zhangliang chromosome 1A, Zo_v1.1, whole genome shotgun sequence, a genomic segment contains:
- the LOC122017099 gene encoding kinesin-like protein KIN-12A: MKAFGSPRTGRVSPSEALTPSSQKQRPPRIPKENVDPCPAPSDRSPFRSPANSGKPLSAKNRSLLPPRPPISSKPGANPLKRKLSSETPAENGVSPSSASDSGVQVIVRMRPPDKVEEEADLIVEKVSENSVTVFDHNFTFDSVVDIRSTQEDMFQLVGLPLVETCLAGFNSSIFAYGQTGSGKTYTMWGPPSALSDYASSSIDKGLTPRVFERLFSRIDEERSKHSDKQLNYQCRCSFLEIYNEQITDLLEPTRRNLQIREDVKTGVYVDFLTEEYVSTINDVNQLLMKGLANRRIGATRINMESSRSHCVFTCIIESHSKSTVDGLISIKTSRINLVDLAGSERQKQTRAAGEQLKEASNINRSLSQLGNLINILAEVSKSWKQRHIPYRDSKLTFLLQESLGGNAKLAMICAISPLRSCKNETLSTLRFAQRAKSIKNKAVVNEVMQDDVNVLREQIRLLKDELLRMKSNGSSDNNGGYSTAWNARRSLHILKMSLVRPKPLPVVKDDSDEEMEIDENDVEMLDAPQSASARLTISKETKLREIELVQVSAKSDEKTTYASNTDGLNNQQDDNCVILMNDQRVQTFPNDKLPTEIIHSTDIGQVIVENQSKNSLSLSSTLLPSSLSTVPCNITQVPQVPPLGALAVIDACSRKSLRTSLSISASPRNTLGNSKSTGITNALSTATLSASSSSNCQTKNSPKPTEYLAASLQCGLQMIDKWQHKSVQRDSSFTVRPTDDRQIIQINKVDIGTQTPLQDSQELELSIMCNYCQKVSGVESANVNRSRDMQLVLADGLTANDKHNSHVPKAVEQVLAGSIRREMALEDLTTEQAAEIAQLKLLAQQYKYERDCNAMIVQTREDKIARLESLMDGLLPTEEFMQGEFIALENEHKLLKEKYENHSEILQLNIKLKKVQDELDGYRNFFEMSERDVLMEEIQDLRSQLLYYIDPTCSESTQKQSSLLRLTHQGRTIVPLSTFSEFGESDVDNKESKYSLVEELRFELEGSRHLAKKLKQELDSEKKCTEELKDALQTAMQSHTRILEQYADLQEKHTTLLSWNREINDGIDDVMEAATEAGIRGAELKFISSLASEISVLKAERERVKQKWQDKNRALESQLADTVDALEAAGEVLVRLKEAEEAAAVAERRALLAEKETEKMNQEIERLKKNLDVITPPVNCTTESNFDHTETGGSKEADSDNTESDGSEKAKFDAGKGTHPLAQEFEPFCKRGDTELSIDTDPTSWFSDYDRCNM; encoded by the exons ATGAAGGCCTTCGGGAGCCCAAGGACCGGTAGAGTTTCGCCCTCTGAAGCCCTTACTCCTTCGTCGCAGAAGCAGCGGCCTCCTCGAATCCCCAAGGAGAACGTCGACCCTTGCCCCGCGCCGTCGGATCGGTCTCCGTTTAGGTCCCCCGCCAACTCCGGAAAGCCACTCTCAGCCAAGAACCGTAGCCTGCTCCCCCCTCGCCCGCCGATTTCCTCCAAACCCGGCGCCAACCCTCTCAAGAGGAAGCTCAGCTCGGAGACCCCAGCTGAGAATGGGGTTTCCCCCTCGTCAGCCTCGGATTCTGGCGTCCAG GTGATAGTGAGGATGCGACCTCCAGACAAGGTGGAAGAGGAAGCCGATCTGATTGTGGAAAAGGTCTCTGAAAATTCTGTCACTGTCTTTGATCACAACTTCACCTTCGATTCAGTAGTTGACATCAGATCCACGCAG GAAGATATGTTTCAACTTGTTGGGCTTCCATTGGTCGAGACCTGCTTGGCTGGGTTCAACAGCTCAATATTTGCGTATGGGCAG acTGGAAGTGGAAAGACATATACTATGTGGGGGCCTCCCAGTGCATTGTCAGACTATGCTTCATCTAGCATTGATAAAGGTTTGACACCCCGTGTCTTCGAGAGGCTGTTTTCTCGCATTGATGAA GAACGATCAAAGCACTCTGATAAACAGCTGAATTACCAGTGCCGTTGCTCATTTTTGGAG ATCTACAATGAGCAAATCACAGATCTTTTAGAGCCAACTCGAAGGAATCTTCAG ATCAGGGAAGATGTTAAAACTGGTGTTTATGTTGATTTCTTGACGGAAGAGTATGTATCTACTATAAACGATGTAAATCAGCTATTGATGAAG GGGCTTGCAAACAGGAGGATAGGTGCAACACGTATAAATATGGAAAGCTCCCGATCACATTGTGTGTTTACTTGCATCATCGAGTCCCATTCAAAG AGCACTGTGGATGGTTTAATCAGCATAAAGACTAGCAGAATAAACCTTGTCGATTTGGCTGGGTCTGAAAGGCAAAAGCAAACTCGGGCAGCAGGGGAACAATTAAAGGAGGCTAGCAACATTAATCGCTCCCTATCGCAACTTGG GAATTTGATTAATATTCTTGCTGAAGTCTCAAAGTCATGGAAACAAAGGCACATCCCATACCGTGATTCAAAACTAACATTTCTGTTGCAGGAATCTCTTGGTGGAAATGCAAAGCTAGCCATGATATGTGCTATTTCACCATTAAGAAG CTGTAAGAATGAAACTTTAAGCACATTGAGGTTTGCCCAGCGTGCAAAATCAATAAAGAACAAAGCAGTTGTTAATGAAGTAATGCAGGACGATGTTAATGTTCTCCGTGAGCAGATACGCCTATTAAAG GATGAACTCCTACGAATGAAATCTAATGGATCATCAGACAACAATGGGGGTTATTCCACAGCATGGAATGCTCGCAGAAGTTTGCATATACTTAAAATGAGCCTTGTTCGCCCAAAACCATTACCTGTTGTCAAAGATGACAGTGATGAAGAAATGGAAATTGATGAGAATGATGTTGAGATGCTTGATGCTCCACAGTCTGCTTCTGCACGACTAACCATATCAAAG GAAACCAAATTAAGGGAAATAGAATTGGTCCAAGTCTCTGCAAAATCTGATGAAAAAACTACCTATGCTTCCAATACTGATGGTCTAAACAATCAACAGGATGACAACTGTGTAATATTAATGAATGATCAAAGGGTTCAAACTTTTCCAAATGATAAATTGCCTACTGAAATAATCCATTCCACAGACATTGGACAAGTTATAGTAGAAAACCAATCTAAAAATTCTCTCTCTCTCAGTTCCACACTATTACCATCTAGTCTTAGCACAGTGCCTTGCAACATTACCCAAGTCCCTCAGGTACCTCCTTTGGGTGCTTTAGCTGTCATTGATGCTTGTAGCAGGAAGAGTCTTAGAACGTCATTGTCAATATCAGCATCTCCAAGGAATACATTGGGAAATTCTAAATCAACAGGAATTACAAATGCATTATCAACAGCAACGTTGTCTGCTTCAAGTTCTTCCAACTGTCAGACAAAGAATTCTCCTAAACCAACTGAGTACTTGGCTGCAAGCCTCCAATGTGGTCTACAAATGATTGATAAGTGGCAACACAAATCAGTCCAGAGAGACTCTTCTTTCACTGTCAGGCCTACAGATGACAGGCAAATTATTCAAATAAACAAGGTTGACATTGGAACACAGACGCCACTACAAGATTCACAAGAACTGGAACTATCTATTATGTGTAATTACTGTCAGaaagtttcaggagttgaaagtGCTAATGTGAACAGGAGCAGGGATATGCAGCTGGTGCTTGCTGATGGATTAACAGCAAATGATAAGCATAATAGTCATGTTCCAAAA GCAGTGGAACAAGTGTTGGCGGGATCCATCAGGCGTGAAATGGCACTTGAAGATCTCACTACTGAGCAAGCTGCTGAAATAGCACAGCTGAAACTATTG GCCCAACAGTACAAATATGAACGAGATTGCAATGCAATGATTGTTCAAACTCGTGAGGATAAAATTGCCCGTCTAGAGAGTCTGATGGATGGCCTTCTTCCAACAGAAGAGTTTATGCAGGGAGAGTTCATTGCACTTGAGAACGAACATAAG CTTCTGAAAGAGAAATATGAGAATCATTCAGAAATTTTACAGTTAAATATCAAATTGAAAAAGGTCCAAGATGAACTTGATGGCTATAGAAACTTTTTTGAAATGAGTGAAAGGGATGTTCTCATGGAAGAGATTCAGGACTTAAGAAGTCAATTGCTGTATTACATAGACCCCACTTGTTCTGAATCAACACAAAAACAAAGTTCTTTGCTTCGGCTAACTCATCAGGGAAGAACTATAGTTCCTCTCAGCACATTCTCAGAGTTTGGTGAAAGTGATGTTGATAATAAGGAGAGTAAGTATTCTCTTGTTGAAGAACTTAGGTTTGAACTTGAAGGGAGTCGCCATTTGGCTAAAAAACTGAAACAAgaacttgattctgagaaaaaaTGCACTGAAGAGCTTAAAGACGCACTGCAAACAGCGATGCAGAGTCATACTCGAATACTAGAGCAGTACGCAGATCTTCAGGAGAAGCACACTACCCTGCTTTCATGGAATCGGGAAATCAATGATGGCATTGACGATGTTATGGAAGCAGCAACTGAAGCTGGGATTAGGGGAGCAGAATTAAAATTTATTAGCTCTCTTGCATCTGAAATTTCAGTCTTGAAAGCAGAAAGGGAAAGGGTAAAACAAAAATGGCAAGACAAAAACAGAGCCCTTGAATCCCAACTCGCTGACACTGTTGATGCGCTAGAGGCTGCTGGAGAAGTACTTGTACGGCTAAAAGAGGCAGAGGAAGCTGCTGCAGTTGCAGAg AGAAGAGCGCTGTTGGCAGAGAAAGAGACTGAAAAGATGAACCAAGAGATAGAGCGGTTGAAGAAGAATCTTGATGTAATAACTCCTCCAGTGAATTGCACAACTGAGTCAAATTTTGATCATACTGAAACTGGTGGTTCCAAAGAGGCTGACTCTGATAATACTGAATCTGATGGCTCTGAAAAGGCCAAATTTGATGCAGGAAAGGGCACTCATCCATTGGCGCAGGAGTTTGAACCTTTCTGCAAGAGAGGAGACACTGAATTATCCATAGACACGGACCCTACCTCATGGTTCTCTGATTACGATCGCTGCAATATGTAA